Proteins from one Thiobacillus sp. genomic window:
- a CDS encoding TusE/DsrC/DsvC family sulfur relay protein has translation MLDINKLVMAENLAPCEADAYLNDLEPWNEDQARQMALEEGMELSDTHLDVICYLRDQFSQCGQAPNARALLKSMETAYADQGGRKFLYKLFPRGPVTQGCRLAGLPTPSGNADPSFGSVH, from the coding sequence ATGCTGGATATCAACAAGTTGGTGATGGCGGAGAACCTGGCCCCCTGCGAGGCTGACGCCTACCTCAACGACCTGGAGCCCTGGAACGAGGACCAGGCCCGCCAGATGGCCCTCGAAGAGGGCATGGAATTGTCCGACACCCACCTGGACGTGATCTGCTACCTGCGGGACCAATTTTCCCAGTGCGGCCAGGCGCCCAATGCCCGCGCCCTGCTGAAGTCCATGGAAACGGCCTATGCCGACCAGGGCGGGCGCAAGTTCCTGTACAAGCTGTTTCCCCGGGGGCCGGTCACCCAGGGCTGCCGTCTGGCCGGACTGCCCACGCCCAGCGGCAATGCAGACCCTTCCTTCGGCAGCGTGCACTAA
- a CDS encoding M48 family metallopeptidase has translation MAAVMCFTISAHALDLPDLGEVSRTSLTESNEDRIGREIMRQIRDSGDYYDDPVILEYLTGLGERLGSASPEPGMRFEFFAVRDPTLNAFALPGGYIGVHTGLISATRNESELAGVLGHELGHVTQKHIARMVDNQKNASLVSILALAVAILAARSNSDVTQAAIATSQAYSIQNQLNFTRENEREADRVGLQTLASAGYSPQGMSSFFERLQAQGRLYENNAPGYLRTHPLTYERIADMQNRLSQMRYQQREDSLEYLFVRARVQAEEGEARDALSRFEARVKEQGDAGNWYGLARAALRANELVRARAALQALAPYEDRSPLVPLLQGEILLAENRAGEAVQALEAAARRFSSYRPLAYLHARALLLAQRPAEAIALIRRQQQIWAADIRFLTLSAEAHQALGQWAQGHLAQAEAYVLQGRESAAIDQLQQAQKHRNSDFYTLSIIDARLRELKEQQSKEK, from the coding sequence ATGGCCGCCGTGATGTGTTTCACCATTTCCGCGCACGCCCTGGACCTGCCGGACCTGGGGGAGGTGTCCCGCACCAGCCTTACCGAGTCCAACGAGGACCGCATCGGCCGGGAGATCATGCGCCAGATACGGGATAGCGGCGATTACTACGACGATCCGGTGATCCTGGAATACCTGACGGGCCTGGGGGAGCGGCTGGGCAGCGCGTCGCCGGAACCTGGCATGCGCTTCGAGTTCTTCGCGGTGCGTGATCCCACCCTCAATGCCTTCGCCCTGCCGGGCGGCTATATCGGCGTGCACACGGGACTCATATCCGCCACCCGCAACGAGTCGGAACTGGCGGGGGTGCTGGGCCATGAACTGGGCCACGTCACCCAGAAGCACATCGCCCGCATGGTGGACAACCAGAAGAACGCCAGCCTGGTGTCCATCCTGGCGCTGGCAGTGGCCATCCTGGCCGCCCGTTCCAACAGCGACGTCACCCAGGCGGCCATTGCCACGTCCCAGGCCTACAGCATCCAGAACCAGCTGAACTTCACCCGGGAGAACGAGCGGGAGGCGGACAGAGTGGGCCTGCAGACCCTGGCTTCCGCAGGTTATTCTCCCCAGGGCATGTCCAGTTTCTTCGAGCGTCTCCAGGCCCAGGGGCGCCTCTATGAGAACAACGCACCAGGTTATCTGCGCACCCACCCCCTTACCTATGAACGCATCGCGGACATGCAGAACCGGCTGAGCCAGATGCGCTACCAGCAGCGGGAAGACAGCCTGGAATACCTTTTCGTGCGGGCCCGGGTGCAGGCCGAGGAGGGCGAGGCAAGGGATGCCTTGTCGCGCTTCGAGGCCCGGGTCAAGGAACAAGGTGACGCGGGCAACTGGTACGGCCTGGCCCGGGCCGCGCTGCGCGCCAATGAGTTGGTCCGTGCCCGGGCCGCCCTCCAGGCCCTGGCCCCCTACGAAGACCGCTCGCCCCTGGTTCCGTTGCTGCAAGGCGAGATCCTGCTCGCGGAGAACCGGGCCGGCGAGGCTGTCCAGGCTCTGGAGGCCGCCGCCAGGCGCTTCAGCAGCTACCGCCCCCTGGCCTATCTGCACGCACGGGCGTTGCTTCTTGCCCAGCGTCCCGCCGAGGCCATCGCATTGATCCGCCGACAGCAGCAGATCTGGGCTGCGGACATCCGCTTCCTTACCCTGTCCGCCGAGGCCCACCAGGCCTTGGGCCAATGGGCCCAGGGCCACCTTGCCCAGGCCGAGGCCTATGTGCTCCAGGGCCGCGAGAGCGCGGCCATCGATCAGTTGCAGCAGGCGCAAAAACACAGAAACAGCGACTTCTACACCTTGTCCATCATCGATGCACGGTTGCGGGAACTGAAGGAACAGCAAAGCAAGGAAAAGTAA
- a CDS encoding TusE/DsrC/DsvC family sulfur relay protein: protein MELNINGRTVETDPEGYLVNLSDWAEDVAEFLAGQDKLELRENHWKIINYMRDYFNEYGTAPNLRILQKALKEEFGSEWGDKKFLFDLFPYGPAKQAGRYAGTPKPTGCV, encoded by the coding sequence ATGGAACTGAATATCAACGGCCGCACGGTGGAAACCGATCCCGAAGGCTATCTGGTGAACCTGTCCGACTGGGCGGAGGACGTGGCCGAGTTCCTGGCCGGCCAGGACAAGCTGGAACTCCGGGAAAACCACTGGAAAATCATCAACTACATGCGGGACTACTTCAACGAGTACGGCACCGCTCCCAACCTTCGCATTTTGCAGAAGGCTCTGAAGGAAGAGTTTGGTTCGGAATGGGGCGACAAGAAGTTCCTGTTCGACCTGTTCCCCTACGGTCCGGCCAAGCAGGCAGGCCGCTATGCAGGCACCCCCAAGCCGACTGGTTGTGTTTGA
- the soxZ gene encoding thiosulfate oxidation carrier complex protein SoxZ — translation MAEPMKIRASLKGDVAEVKCLMNHVMETGLRKDAKTGQMVPAHHITNVTCTVGGKQVMDAQWGGGISKNPYLAIRVKGAKAGDKVVVSWTDNKGDSNTADATIS, via the coding sequence ATGGCAGAACCCATGAAGATCCGCGCCTCCCTGAAGGGCGATGTAGCCGAAGTGAAGTGCCTGATGAACCACGTGATGGAGACCGGCCTGCGCAAGGACGCGAAGACGGGCCAGATGGTGCCTGCGCACCACATCACCAACGTGACGTGCACGGTGGGCGGCAAGCAGGTGATGGACGCCCAGTGGGGCGGCGGCATCAGCAAGAACCCCTACCTGGCGATCCGCGTGAAGGGTGCCAAGGCGGGCGACAAGGTGGTGGTGTCCTGGACGGACAACAAGGGCGACTCCAACACCGCCGACGCCACTATCAGCTGA
- the soxX gene encoding sulfur oxidation c-type cytochrome SoxX, producing MKNLARKRASVLTGLLAALLATGAMAQGAKKEESGKDIAYNRSKGNCLACHGFPTLPDAEQTGNSGPPLIAMQARFPDKAVLRAKIWDATATNASSMMPPFGKHQLLTEQEIDKVIDFIYGL from the coding sequence ATGAAAAATCTCGCGCGGAAACGTGCTTCCGTTTTGACCGGCTTGCTAGCTGCTTTGCTCGCCACCGGTGCCATGGCACAGGGCGCCAAAAAAGAAGAGTCCGGCAAGGACATCGCCTACAACCGTTCCAAGGGCAACTGCCTGGCCTGCCATGGCTTCCCCACGCTGCCCGATGCGGAACAAACCGGCAACAGCGGCCCGCCCCTGATCGCCATGCAGGCCCGCTTCCCCGACAAGGCCGTGCTGCGCGCCAAGATATGGGATGCCACCGCCACCAATGCTTCCAGCATGATGCCCCCCTTCGGCAAGCACCAGCTGCTGACCGAGCAGGAGATCGACAAGGTCATCGACTTTATCTACGGCCTGTAA
- the soxY gene encoding thiosulfate oxidation carrier protein SoxY — MNTLRRNVLKGAGSAGVVGVAVMAGLLKPGMAFAAWNKAGFEAKDMGGAMGAIGGGGAAASGDIQVKAPDIAENGAVVPVEITSKIAGTDGIAILAEKNGFPLIADFKLMNGAEGYVSTRVKMGATSNVVAVVTAGGKTYKAHKEVKVTIGGCGG; from the coding sequence ATGAATACTCTGCGTAGAAACGTATTGAAGGGCGCTGGCTCTGCTGGTGTGGTGGGCGTTGCCGTGATGGCTGGCCTGCTGAAGCCCGGCATGGCCTTCGCTGCCTGGAACAAGGCTGGGTTTGAAGCCAAGGACATGGGCGGAGCCATGGGCGCCATTGGTGGAGGCGGAGCTGCTGCCAGCGGCGACATCCAGGTGAAGGCCCCTGACATTGCCGAGAACGGTGCGGTGGTGCCGGTGGAGATCACCAGCAAGATTGCCGGGACCGATGGCATTGCCATTCTGGCGGAGAAGAACGGCTTCCCCCTGATTGCCGACTTCAAGCTGATGAACGGTGCGGAAGGGTACGTCTCCACCCGCGTCAAGATGGGTGCCACGTCCAACGTGGTGGCGGTGGTCACTGCGGGCGGCAAGACCTACAAGGCCCACAAGGAAGTCAAGGTCACCATTGGCGGCTGCGGCGGCTAA
- a CDS encoding superoxide dismutase [Fe] (SodB; iron binding; present under aerobic and anaerobic conditions; destroys free radicals), translating to MEHQLPALPYAMDALQPHMSKETFEYHYAKHHQAYVTNLNNLIKGTDFENKSLEDIVKTAPAGGIYNNAAQVSNHTFFWNCMKPNGGGAPAGALADAINAKWGSLDEFKKAFQTSAVGNFGSGWTWLVKKADGSVDIVNMGAAGTPLTTADKPLLCVDVWEHAYYIDYRNLRPKFVETFLNSLVNWDFAAANYAG from the coding sequence ATGGAACATCAACTGCCCGCCCTGCCCTATGCCATGGACGCCCTGCAGCCCCACATGTCCAAGGAAACCTTTGAGTACCACTACGCCAAGCACCACCAGGCCTACGTCACCAACCTGAACAACCTCATCAAGGGCACGGATTTCGAGAACAAGTCCCTGGAGGACATCGTCAAGACCGCCCCCGCCGGCGGCATCTACAACAACGCCGCCCAGGTCTCCAACCACACCTTCTTCTGGAACTGCATGAAGCCCAACGGCGGTGGCGCCCCTGCCGGTGCCCTGGCCGACGCCATCAACGCCAAGTGGGGTTCTCTGGACGAGTTCAAGAAGGCTTTCCAGACCAGCGCCGTGGGCAACTTCGGTTCCGGCTGGACCTGGCTGGTGAAGAAGGCCGATGGTTCCGTGGACATCGTCAACATGGGCGCCGCCGGCACACCCCTGACCACCGCCGACAAGCCCCTGCTCTGCGTCGACGTCTGGGAGCACGCCTACTACATCGACTACCGCAACCTGCGTCCCAAGTTCGTGGAGACCTTCCTGAACAGCCTGGTGAACTGGGACTTCGCCGCCGCCAACTACGCCGGCTGA
- the soxA gene encoding sulfur oxidation c-type cytochrome SoxA encodes MKKLLLAMAGIGLLTGAIAANAGPEEDRTKLVNYFTQKYPDVKIENYVYGALAFDPDAKSQYDAIMEFPPYTSQLEKGEKLFKTPFKNGKTYADCLPNGGKMIAGNYPMFDEAKGKVVTLEDVANACRVANGEAALPRGDKNFELSMAYLRTLSDGMKMNIKVDGAGAMKAFEDGKKTYYSRSGQFNFSCASCHVEGAGNRLRSELLSPGVGQAVHWPVFRGGENLVSLQKRYEGCFKNVRQVPDKAGTARMNNLEYFHSYLSNGLEMTASVFRK; translated from the coding sequence ATGAAGAAACTGTTGCTAGCCATGGCAGGGATCGGCCTGCTGACCGGGGCGATCGCCGCCAACGCGGGCCCGGAAGAAGACCGCACGAAACTGGTGAACTATTTCACCCAGAAGTACCCTGACGTGAAGATCGAGAACTATGTGTATGGTGCCCTGGCCTTCGACCCCGATGCCAAGAGCCAGTACGACGCCATCATGGAATTCCCGCCCTACACCTCTCAACTGGAGAAAGGCGAGAAGCTGTTCAAGACTCCCTTCAAGAACGGCAAGACCTACGCCGACTGCCTGCCCAACGGCGGCAAGATGATCGCCGGCAATTACCCCATGTTCGACGAGGCCAAGGGCAAGGTGGTGACCCTGGAAGACGTGGCCAACGCCTGCCGGGTGGCCAACGGGGAAGCCGCGCTGCCCCGGGGCGACAAGAACTTCGAGCTGTCCATGGCCTATCTGCGCACCCTGTCCGACGGCATGAAGATGAACATCAAGGTGGATGGTGCGGGGGCCATGAAGGCCTTCGAGGACGGCAAGAAGACCTATTATTCCCGCTCCGGCCAGTTCAACTTCTCCTGCGCTTCCTGCCACGTGGAAGGCGCCGGCAACCGCCTGCGTTCCGAGCTGCTCTCTCCCGGCGTGGGCCAGGCCGTGCACTGGCCCGTGTTCCGGGGCGGCGAGAACCTGGTCTCCCTGCAGAAACGTTACGAAGGCTGCTTCAAGAACGTGCGCCAGGTACCCGATAAGGCCGGCACCGCCCGCATGAACAACCTGGAGTACTTCCACTCCTACTTGAGCAACGGGTTGGAGATGACGGCCTCCGTTTTCCGGAAGTAA
- a CDS encoding formylglycine-generating enzyme family protein: protein MMSQVQAVLEKPYVHELSPARLRAHQAEVAAILGLETAFRDTLADGSPGPELVIVPPGVFDMGAVDDERGFGEQPRRHVTIDAPFALGRFCVTAEEFHAFAKATGFSWSDHLIRTEGRQPVTNIDRAQAQAYLDWLGTEAGHRYRLPTEAEWEYACRAGSATRYCFGDELGCGEANTGSFRLEGRSSQGWRRFLPFCAPLYQAIDVGCYPANLWGLHDMHGNVWEFTSDAWVGPIDALHSAKPGRDGLWFVTKGGSWFESAWQARSAARKPRRINELDMNLGFRVLRETP, encoded by the coding sequence ATGATGTCCCAGGTTCAGGCCGTGCTGGAAAAGCCCTACGTGCATGAGCTTTCCCCGGCCCGGTTGCGGGCCCACCAGGCCGAAGTCGCCGCCATCCTGGGACTGGAGACGGCATTTCGCGACACCCTTGCCGACGGTTCGCCCGGGCCCGAACTGGTGATCGTCCCCCCCGGCGTGTTCGACATGGGTGCCGTCGATGATGAGCGGGGATTCGGCGAGCAGCCCCGCCGCCACGTGACCATCGACGCCCCCTTTGCCCTGGGCAGGTTCTGCGTCACCGCCGAGGAATTCCACGCCTTCGCGAAGGCCACGGGATTTTCGTGGTCGGATCACCTCATCCGCACCGAGGGCAGGCAGCCCGTCACCAATATCGACCGGGCCCAGGCCCAGGCCTACCTGGACTGGCTGGGCACGGAAGCGGGACATCGTTACCGCCTGCCCACGGAAGCGGAGTGGGAATACGCGTGCCGGGCGGGCTCCGCCACCCGCTACTGCTTCGGCGATGAACTGGGTTGCGGCGAAGCCAACACCGGCTCCTTCCGGCTGGAAGGTCGCAGCAGCCAGGGATGGCGGCGCTTCCTGCCCTTCTGCGCACCGCTCTACCAGGCCATCGACGTGGGTTGCTACCCCGCCAACCTGTGGGGTCTACACGACATGCATGGCAATGTCTGGGAGTTCACAAGCGATGCCTGGGTGGGTCCCATCGACGCGCTTCATTCCGCCAAACCAGGACGGGATGGGCTCTGGTTCGTGACCAAGGGCGGTTCCTGGTTCGAGTCGGCCTGGCAGGCCCGTTCTGCCGCCCGCAAGCCCCGGCGGATCAACGAACTGGACATGAACCTGGGTTTCCGCGTACTGCGGGAGACTCCTTAA
- the soxB gene encoding thiosulfohydrolase SoxB, which translates to MSMTRREFMQVLAAAAATGFALDSKSALAGNAPAGYYDVPAFGNCSLMHITDCHAQLMPVYFREPNVNLGVGDAVGKVPHLVGDHLLKHFNIKNGTIDAHAFTYLDFEAASRTYGKVGGFAHLKTLVDRVRSQRPGSLLLDGGDTWQGSATALWTNAQDMVDACIALGVNVMTPHWEMTYGAERVMEIVNGDFKKAGVDFVAQNVVTNDFGDQVFKPYTMKNINGVQVAIIGQAFPYTPIANPRWMVPDWSFGIRDDGMQKWVDEARAKGAQVVAVLSHNGMDVDIKMASRVTGIDVIFGGHTHDGVPKPVEVKNAGGMTLVTNAGSNGKFLGVMDFDVKGGKVKGWKYRLLPVFSNLLPADPGMEALIKKIRTPFEAKLNEKLAVTEGVLYRRGNFNGTYDQLICDALMKVKGADAAFSPGFRWGTSLLSGDVITMERLMDQVAITYPATTLNTMKGEQIHTIMEDVCDNLFNADPYYQQGGDMVRVGGIQYTIDPNKTIGKRITNMMMKGKPVDPAKSYKVAGWAPVGEGVQGAPIWDVVAEYLRDQKVIKPVNLNQPKVLGMGNNPGMVL; encoded by the coding sequence ATGTCCATGACCCGTCGCGAATTTATGCAAGTGCTGGCCGCTGCCGCCGCCACCGGCTTTGCCCTGGATAGCAAATCCGCCCTGGCCGGCAACGCCCCCGCCGGCTACTACGACGTGCCTGCCTTCGGCAACTGCTCCCTGATGCACATCACCGACTGCCATGCCCAGTTGATGCCGGTGTACTTCCGCGAACCCAACGTGAACCTGGGCGTGGGAGATGCCGTGGGCAAGGTGCCCCATCTGGTGGGCGACCATCTGCTCAAGCATTTCAATATCAAGAACGGCACCATCGACGCCCACGCCTTCACCTACCTGGACTTCGAGGCGGCCTCCCGCACCTACGGCAAGGTGGGAGGCTTCGCCCATCTTAAGACCCTGGTGGATCGCGTGCGCTCTCAGCGTCCCGGCTCCCTGCTGCTGGACGGCGGCGACACCTGGCAGGGTTCCGCCACCGCCCTGTGGACCAATGCCCAGGACATGGTGGACGCCTGCATAGCTCTGGGCGTCAACGTCATGACCCCCCACTGGGAAATGACCTATGGCGCCGAGCGCGTCATGGAGATCGTCAATGGCGACTTCAAGAAGGCCGGCGTGGATTTCGTTGCCCAGAACGTGGTCACCAACGACTTCGGCGACCAGGTGTTCAAGCCCTACACCATGAAGAACATCAACGGCGTGCAGGTGGCCATCATCGGCCAGGCCTTCCCCTACACCCCTATCGCCAACCCCCGCTGGATGGTGCCCGACTGGTCCTTCGGCATCCGCGACGATGGCATGCAGAAGTGGGTGGACGAGGCCCGCGCCAAGGGCGCCCAGGTGGTGGCTGTGCTGTCCCACAATGGCATGGACGTGGACATCAAGATGGCCAGCCGCGTCACCGGCATCGACGTCATCTTCGGCGGCCACACCCATGACGGCGTGCCCAAGCCCGTGGAAGTGAAGAACGCCGGCGGCATGACCCTGGTCACCAACGCCGGCTCCAACGGCAAGTTCCTGGGCGTCATGGACTTCGACGTCAAGGGCGGCAAGGTCAAGGGCTGGAAGTATCGTTTGCTGCCCGTGTTCTCCAACCTGCTGCCCGCCGATCCCGGCATGGAAGCCCTCATCAAGAAGATCCGCACCCCCTTCGAGGCCAAGCTGAACGAGAAGCTGGCCGTCACCGAGGGCGTGCTCTATCGCCGGGGCAACTTCAACGGCACCTACGACCAGCTCATCTGCGACGCGCTGATGAAGGTGAAAGGTGCCGATGCCGCCTTCTCCCCGGGATTCCGCTGGGGCACCAGCCTGTTGTCCGGCGACGTCATCACCATGGAGCGGCTGATGGACCAGGTGGCCATCACCTATCCGGCCACCACCCTCAACACCATGAAGGGAGAGCAGATCCACACCATCATGGAAGACGTGTGCGACAACCTGTTCAACGCCGACCCCTACTACCAGCAGGGTGGCGACATGGTGCGCGTGGGCGGCATCCAGTACACCATCGACCCCAACAAGACCATTGGCAAGCGCATCACCAACATGATGATGAAGGGCAAGCCCGTGGACCCCGCCAAGTCCTACAAGGTGGCCGGTTGGGCCCCCGTGGGCGAGGGCGTCCAGGGCGCTCCCATCTGGGACGTGGTGGCCGAGTACCTGCGGGACCAGAAGGTCATCAAGCCCGTCAACCTCAACCAGCCCAAGGTGTTGGGCATGGGCAACAACCCGGGCATGGTGCTGTAA
- a CDS encoding RidA family protein: MSKTIISTPNAPQAIGTYSQAIKVGDTVYLSGQIGLDPASMQMVDGIENQIHRVFQNLRAVAEAAGGKMVDVVKLNVFLTDLANFAKVNEVMAQYFQPPYPARAAVGVKELPKGALVEADAVMVLG; the protein is encoded by the coding sequence ATGAGCAAGACCATCATTTCCACCCCCAACGCCCCCCAGGCCATCGGGACCTATTCCCAGGCCATCAAGGTGGGCGACACCGTGTACCTATCAGGCCAGATCGGCCTGGACCCTGCCTCCATGCAGATGGTGGACGGCATCGAGAACCAGATCCACCGGGTGTTCCAGAACCTGCGGGCCGTCGCCGAGGCTGCCGGCGGCAAGATGGTCGACGTGGTGAAGCTGAACGTGTTCCTCACCGACCTCGCCAACTTCGCCAAGGTCAACGAGGTCATGGCCCAGTACTTCCAGCCCCCCTATCCCGCCCGGGCTGCCGTGGGCGTGAAGGAACTGCCCAAGGGTGCCCTGGTAGAGGCCGACGCGGTGATGGTGCTGGGCTGA
- the moaC gene encoding cyclic pyranopterin monophosphate synthase MoaC, translating into MSQFTHFDEQGRAVMVGVEAKTETHRVAIASGRITMQPETLAMILAGSAKKGDVLGVARLAGIMAAKRTPDLIPLCHPIALTKVSVDFTADEAGHAIGCNARAETVGRTGVEMEALTAAAAALLTIYDMCKAVDRGMVIESVRLEEKLGGKSGHWKAEA; encoded by the coding sequence ATGAGCCAGTTCACACACTTTGACGAACAGGGCCGCGCCGTGATGGTGGGCGTGGAAGCCAAGACCGAGACCCACCGCGTGGCCATCGCTTCCGGCCGCATCACCATGCAACCAGAAACCCTTGCCATGATTCTGGCGGGCAGCGCGAAGAAAGGTGACGTCCTGGGCGTGGCCAGGCTGGCGGGCATCATGGCGGCCAAGCGCACGCCGGACCTGATCCCCCTCTGCCACCCCATCGCCCTCACCAAGGTCAGCGTGGATTTCACAGCCGACGAAGCCGGCCATGCCATCGGCTGCAATGCCCGGGCGGAGACCGTGGGCCGCACGGGCGTGGAGATGGAAGCCCTCACCGCCGCCGCCGCCGCCCTCCTCACCATCTACGACATGTGCAAGGCGGTGGACCGGGGCATGGTGATCGAGTCAGTGCGCCTGGAGGAAAAACTCGGCGGAAAATCGGGCCACTGGAAGGCGGAAGCATGA
- a CDS encoding tetratricopeptide repeat protein, producing MQWSIFHSRFALVLMLQWIFLLPTAQARDIKSPWLDRAQALEKQGDWPALLHLGHRWSQAEGQNPLSWFTLGRAYGELRRYPEAIEAYRQNLRVDPTDSYAYNNLGNSYHALGRHREAMAAYHDAVRAEPDYLLAWRNLGQTFYLLKGPAGVAQALRRLQASDPALAEAWRRLAATYAVTRSARVEQAAIRVLGDLAPAQRERMFAILLEGV from the coding sequence ATGCAGTGGTCGATTTTCCATTCCCGATTCGCGCTGGTGCTGATGCTCCAGTGGATATTCCTGCTGCCAACAGCCCAGGCCCGGGACATCAAGTCCCCTTGGCTTGACCGGGCCCAGGCCCTGGAAAAGCAGGGCGACTGGCCTGCCCTGCTGCACCTGGGCCACCGGTGGAGCCAGGCTGAAGGCCAAAACCCGCTGTCCTGGTTCACCCTGGGCCGGGCCTATGGGGAACTCAGGCGCTACCCCGAGGCCATCGAGGCCTATCGCCAGAATCTGCGCGTGGACCCCACGGACAGCTACGCCTACAACAACCTGGGCAACAGCTACCACGCCCTGGGACGCCACCGGGAAGCCATGGCCGCCTACCACGACGCCGTGCGGGCGGAGCCCGACTACCTCCTGGCCTGGCGCAACCTGGGCCAGACTTTCTACCTGTTGAAAGGCCCGGCCGGCGTGGCCCAGGCACTTCGCCGGCTCCAGGCTTCGGACCCGGCACTGGCGGAGGCATGGCGCCGCCTGGCCGCCACCTATGCGGTCACCCGCAGCGCCCGGGTGGAACAGGCGGCCATCCGGGTCCTGGGGGATCTCGCCCCGGCCCAGCGGGAGCGCATGTTCGCCATCCTGCTGGAAGGCGTCTGA